The DNA region taaaattatctatcaCATGATTAGCAATTCTGTGTTAACAATTTTGGTTAGTCCATATGAAAAgattttgtaattgttttttttttattctagttCGTGAAgagattaagaaaattatctGCCCCATTAAGAGATAAATATAGAAGAATGAGCTCTCAACTAAGAACAGACTTAAGGGGTAGTGTTTTGGACTTATCAAAATCAAAGCATTATATATGGGTaagtatttattcattttgagAGTAAAACTTAGGATTGCATTTATTTAGCATGCTTTAAAGATATCTTATTTAACCCACCCCTTATCTACTGAATACAGAATTCAATCTTGGATTTTATCTAGATGAGAcaggtaaatattataaatatgaaggATATAACCAAAGGTGTGAAAAGAGCAGGAAGTTGAtacagtatatttaattattataatagatgtCTAGACTTCCTTGAGCTAACAATTTCTGTTTTGCCAATACAACTTGTAATTTTTACTgggatttaattaattattattaatatttgttcttACTTAtagtaatacatttattgtacCAGGTTTcctttattgaaatatacaaTGAAGGTATATATGATCTACTTGCTGGGTCTGATCGTAGAGCGGCAAAACTTGTCATACGGGAAGATTTAAATGGAAATGTGTATGTAAAGGTAAGATAtctcaattttaatataaaatactaaatacctgtgtatgatatatattaagtCTTTTCTGGGTACAGGGGGCAACACAAGCCTTTGTCCGTTCTGGTGAAGAAGCATATGATGTAATGGTAGCTggaaaacataatttacaagTTGCGGCGACCGGTGTACATGCACAATCATCGCGCTCACACTGCATTTTCACCATTACTATGCTTACTGAAAAtggtttgataatttttgtgttaataattatgtgaGTGAGAGCAGTCTTGGCATTGTGACCCAACATAGTGTGGGAACCTCATAACCCTGAGGTTGTTCGAATTGTGTCTGTGCAATAATGACCTGTTCTATCTTGCACACTTGCTTGTATGGTGAACACTTCATGAGGGAACTGACATGCATTAGACCAAAAAGTCGGCGGTGTGTGTCGGGCTCAGAAGTCTGATCACCTAATgtctattaagaaatatatataatcatcAACTGATACAAATCTAAGGTCTACACTAACATTaaactatttgtttaatattatcttgaaCCACCACAATgctaaaatattgtttcttctAATGTGTTAATTGTCATATTTGTACCATGATCACTATTAGCAAGATTATTTTGTCTATAGGTATTTATCATGGTTGTTccttggcttaaaggtctcgttaccaggccataaaattattaaaaaaaaatggtggttccttttttaaatttaccatCGAATAATTGCCCAGACGGCGGTATCGTGACGTCATGCGTACGTCTATGCGACTTGGCGGGAAGCGAGCGAGCGCGTCGTACGCGTAACACGGGCGCTCGTATGCAGGAGTCACGTGCGATTAACACGTCATTGCACGTCCTGGAGAGATGTCTGCACTCCCTTCGACGGAAGCAGGCCGTTGCTAACCGCGCTGTTGTACCTTATcggtaatttttaaatatattaatataactatttctTATAGAGTAAAtgatttaacatatataaatgtttgattccaaaacatatattaaggGCTGTAGTTGCAAACCTCAATCTCCATTCGAATCAAATATAACATGCTTTTAATAGAAAAGATTGTTAGAACATGACTGTTATAACTAGACGCATTTCAATAATTGGTCGAGCCTTTCGGTACTCTTCTTCTTTATTACGCAATGGCGTTTTAGTACTTGTCATTTTTACTATCTCGATAACCACCTCCTGACACAATGTTACATTCGCGTTTGAGTTTGTGTAGGAAGGATATGCGCTTCCTCAAACCTACCACTCTTACTACTGAGAGGCCGACTCCAAGGCCCAGTGGCTGACGTCGAGAAGTTGTATTTATCCTTAGCGGCCGAAATAACTTCGTTAGAACATTtagggtatgacgtcatcgcatTGATTGTAGCCgcaaactattttatttaaatagattttaaactGTAATTTCTGTccctaaaagtataaaatagggaaataatagtaatacttGCTGCTTAGCGATAGagttactataatttaaaaaaaaaatgtattctaatTTTCTGAACATTTCAGTGAGTCAAAGTTAACTCGTCTCCTTGGGGCGGGTCTATCGGGCACTCGCGGCGAATCGGTCACGATGGTTGTCACGCTTAACCCTTCACCCGAATACGCTCACGAGACAAGACACGTGCTACAATTGGCCGCTGTTGCTAAGGACTTACGTGAGTTATTTGACAAAACATCATTAGCCATATTATGGCAAAGCCAAATTTTTAGACTAAAatgttagatttaaaaaaaaattataaccgttatttttttcaattaaataaacgtaTTAGTTACGTAAATTACCCTTTTTGAACCGAGAGTGGAGTTAAAGGATGGAATTGCATTGTCTTTTGAGTGATACATACTACAGATACACATGAGCtaaataaaaacgaatttttaattaaattacaattttttttaaaggtggCCAGTATCGATGCACACTTTAAGATAAACCTTTtttgtcataaaaaaaaacactaaaattaaaaaaaaaatgttttatgcaCCTTAAGACTATGATCCCTTGATTACAGTTTGtatttactttgtttcagAAATAAACAACACAGTTTCCGACTACCCAAGCTCACTTGAGAGTAGCACTCATGACTTGAATAACAGTGTATGTGCCGAGTTGATGAAGCTTCGGTCCTGTAATGAAAGACTCAACTTTGAATTATTACAGTGAGTAAATTCATAGTACAATTTGAGACATTAATATAGGCTATGTTAATCAGGGAGATAGCagtagttttagtttatttgttacaaacataaaaaattagaaaaaaacctttttgtaataataaattatttaaggaGTATTTTTCTTCAGTCGACTCTTCTCGTAAACACTGGGAGTGATCCCTAAGTGGGAATATtggatttaaataatcgtcttattaaattattgtagttTATAAAGCATAAACaagttttttattgtagtcatattgttaaatttcagATGTCAAAACTATAATAAGGAATTGACAGCTTTGATAGACGAAAAACAGGCAACAAATGCAGTCACTATGCAGGAGATAGTCAATTTGGCCAAGGAGGGCAGTCGGCAGTTCTATGAGCCACAGATAGAAGCGCTTAAGAGAgaggtattttaattaaaacactcttcttgaagccacagccagcatcggaatatttggcgttgacatatcgaacgacgttcagagggaaaggctaaattagcctccaaaaagcttggtgtgctcagcaaggcgagacggtacttcactccgggccaccgcttgcaactctataaagcgcaaatacggccccacatggaatactgttctcacctctgggcgggggctccccagtaccagctccttccacttgaccgtatccaacgaagagcggttcgaatcgtcgatgaccaatccctctccgagcggctcgatcctttggcgttgcgtagagatgtggggtcactctgcatcttctactgcatttaccatggagagtgttcagaggagttgttcggtctaataccacCAGCTGAGTTTTATTATCGGACTTCAAGGcctaatacaaaataccatccgtatcacctagTTTTTAAGGAAGTTTTTGCCACGCGCCACCActacgtggaaccagctgcctactgaagtatttccgaaccaattcgacttagggtccttcaagaaaagagcgtacaaattcttaaaaggccggcaacgcactcgcgagccctctggcattgagagtatccatgggcggcggtatcacttaacatcaggtgagcctcttgcccgtttgccccctattttataaaaaaataaaataaaataaataataatacccaacatcttatacatacaaaattagtCCAATTGCAGTATTTTGAGAAAAACACTGATCTTgccgtaatattaaaaaaacagtaatctGTCTTCATCAGTGTAAATTTTACAGAAAGACACAATACAGTacttcataaaattataattatagtattagTTGTAAATTTcgtgctttttttaaatgatatatatttgtcATCTCTACATTGATTATAGATAGAGGAGTTGAAAGAAGAATATGAGGAATTGATAAGTGATTTGAAAGAACAAATGGTGGGGCCTAAAGGAATcaaggtaattttttaaaaataactgattttaattaaaataataattagaaataactGGTTTTAGGATGCTACATggttgttgtttttatttcagatcGATGAACTTATGACTGAAGTTGCTACATTAAAGGTATTTACAAAGCATATTCAaaccaaattatataaaaatttaaaaaaagcaattcGGTAGAAACAAATCTTTTGCATCAGATCCCTACACTGCAGCTGACTGCGACACATTACTAACCCAGAAAGAGAAACttgtattttaagtttattaataattgtattgatatgggaaaagaattaaaaaatattttattccagcagttcatacatataaaacgtttttataGGAAAAAATTACGGCCGAGGAGTTAGCGCGTGCAAGAGCAGAAGAAGAAATTCAGCATTTACGAGCATGTATTGAAGAGAGGGATGGTAATAAATTATGcaaatagtataaataatcttatataaacaaaaatagttttatatttcattaatataataacgttTACAGGAAATGACGAAGTATCAAACGAACACATATCCATAACTGAGTCCGACAGTGAAGAGGAACAAGACGAATTGTGCAATGAAAGTCTCGAAcctacatttaaaaaagaagatATTAATAGGACTAGATTACTTCGACAAAGTCTAGTAATGGATGATGATAATGGAACAGACAATGTTTCGGATTTGGATGACACGTTAAAAGATGATAGTGTCGAATCAAATGAGAATGTAATGActacatgtaaaaaaaaaatatctcatgATCTGGATAATGAAGAATGCAATTTGGACCTTGTCAGTTTTAAAATGGGTAACAAAGGctctttcttttttaatgaTGATAATGTAATTCCTGAGAAAACAGATGTAAGAGGAACATATTGTGTCACTTCAAATGACCAATCAAATAAAGCAATTGAATCTTCCATAGATGAGGGATTTCAGTGTGACGATGAGGTTGATGATGTACCAGAAATCCTAGTTAAAAAAAGTAGTTCCCTTCCGAAAAAAGTAACTGGCATAAAATATAAGACTAGAAACGATTCGTTGGCTCAGTTCGAACAATTTGAATTGGaatcaaataattgtaatccTGCAGAATCCTTGTCGCCAAATGAATTTGGTAACAATTTACCTTGTAACACTAAAGGTTTCTTTTATGATAGTGAAACACATTCTGAACTggtcaaaattaatatagatgATGAGAGATCACCGTCTATTGTTCAAGATGACGTGAATGACAATTATGAGCCCAGTatgattaaaaagattttgaaaAAGAAATTTGTTGCGCTACATGAAAAACCTGGGAATTTCAATGCAAACCAAGATACAATTAAAGGGAACGAAGAAACAGAATTCAAGGAAAGTTTCGACTGTGAAATTCCAGAACATGCATTTGAAGCTTCTCATGAAtctgttgatttatttgaatcACCACGTCCAGGTAATACAGAAATTGTTCTCAGTGATAAGCATAACGAGcctaaagataatattaattccTTAGAAATCCCTAAAAATTTACGAGCAAAATCTCAAGAGTcgagtattaataaaactatccCTAGCTTTCCTCCATTAGGTAAGGATAACATAAATGAAAGCGAAACTGACAACATACGTAAACTGAGTACCGTTGTTTCTCACGTTGGGGAAGTTACAGCAAATGATagtgaaaaagaaaatattatcgaAACAACAGACGAAAAGGAATTAAAAGATCGAAAATCCCTTTCAATGTTAATCGAAAGAAGTGAACTGAGTACCGTCGATGTTTCTCACGTTGGGGAAGTTTTAGCAAATGATagtgaaaaagaaaatattatcgaAACAACAGACGAAAAGGAATTAAAAGATCGAAAATCCCTTTCAATGTTAATCGAAACAAGTGAACTGAGTACCGTCGATGTTTCTCACGTTGGGGAAGTTTCAGCAAATGATagtgaaaaagaaaatattgttatcgAAACAAAAGACGAAAAGGAATTAAAAGATCGAAAATCCCTTTCAATGTTAATCGAAAGAAGTGAACTGAGTACCGTCGATGTTTCTCACGTTGGGGAAGTTTTAGCAAATGATagtgaaaaagaaaatattatcgaAACAACAGACGAAAAGGAATTAAAAGATCGAAAATCCCTTTCAATGTTAATCGAAACAAGTCGTGAAATCGAAACTACGACTAAACCAAACATTCTagaagatgaaataaaaacagaatcACCTAGTTCAATTAATGATGCatcattaaatgttaatagttTACCTAAACCATCCGATTTGTTTAAAGTACCTTTACCATTAAATGATAATACCAAACTGGAGAAGGTAACAGAGAAGAACAAAGAAGGTTCAAAGTATGACAATGATTGTAATGAGAAGATATCAAATGACATATCAATTACAAATGTAACTATTAACAATACATTAGATGCATTTGAGGATATTTACAAGAATATTACCTTGCCACGTGTGACCGAATTTGATTTATTGGTGTCCACCGCTGAAGAGAAAGCTGCCCCACCGGAGactgaaacaaaatataatttaagacaGAAATCTAAGAAAACCAGAACTCAACAtattaaagaagaaaaacttcagttagaaaataataaaaatgatcaggaagagattaaaaaattaaaagtcaaTGATGAAATGGTTTTTGAAAGTCAAGTAAAATGTGAATCAAAGCCGAAACGTAATCTTAGACTGCGCCGGCGCAATGAAGAAAGTGAACTGAAATTTAAGAATATCGCCAATTTGCAAGCTGAATTTAGTGACGTTACTATGAATTTGCCTGCGCCAACTAAACTGGTAGAAGATATTCCTTCGCCTATAAAAGATGACGAAGAAAATATATCTCCAGTACTAGGCATGCAAAGCTGTCCCTCCAAAtcgtaagttatttttatcaacTACTAGCGGACACGACaaacgttgtcctgtcttaactaggAATATTGAtatcgaattggtataattaactaatgatatacaacattctttgtttgttttctggcgcgtatataaatagttttgttgtttttcCGACATGGGAAGAGGCAATATATCTGGCCATGttaaaaacatggattttcaagattaataccacaaacaattagcgactgtaattattttatatgtattttattaatataataactccgatcgaagcatttgttttaaacgatattcatttttcttacattatttttgacgatatttgcagcacgcattctgtcaaacgccataaggttacatgaaaaaagtttgaattgaaagtaaaccatttttttaaaccggattgaagctttttgtattattataaacttataattatttacataattttaaattaaaaaaaatatttttttttcaatgtgtaaaagctatgttaacctaagacaatactaagttagaattgtaaaagcgctatgcactgaaaacaaatattcctatcgtaacaaaagtcatgattaattaatatggtggttaagtaatcttaaattttctaattttccgctcaatttccttaattttttctttctcttatgaaagaaaaataacaaacacaaaacaaagaattagcggtccagccgttcacgcgtgatgccgtgaccaaagGACCTACTTcctttcatttatatatatagatagtcattatttgtttattacaaaaacatcTATATGAACCGATAAATACCACCAAATCGTGTGGGCCATTATTATTGTGATTTAACAGTTCCATGGATTAAAACATAACGacgcaatataaaataatatgtgacTCTTTTAACAAATTCATACCGATTACGGACGACAGGCAATTACGCCTGTGGTAGAAGTTTTGTTGTCTAGGTATCCTTGAAAACTATTGAAGTAACTGGATGAAAccaatatatcaatttgtaattACTTTCTAGTGTAACTCGCAGCCGAAGAAAGCTGTTTACTCCAAGAGCAGAGGCGCTTGAGGAAACATGTCCACAGACCATTGACATTGGCGAGCAAATTCGCGTTCCTCGACCTTCTTATCACCGGCCAAGAGCCCGTAGAAAGCTTTGAAAAATCAACGTTCATAGCTAGTTTGGTACTGGTAACCATGTGGagataattatgttaattttacttaCTGTACAAGAATCCCGAAGTCAActgcagttttttttttttgtagaattagagcaatttttttaatatggcgTGCAATTGTGTACAAGAAACTAGTTGCAAATGTGTACTTTTCACTTATGGCGAGTCACGCTTTCTTGAttatctatgtattattatcaaaaaataaataatgtcatTTTCCATtcagttttattacaaaatatgtttagtacgtgtttattattttgcctCGAAATGGTCCACAAAGTAGTGTACAAGGGAGAATTAACGACCTGTCAACATCAGTGATGTTTAACAAACCTTGCAATTAAaagtgattaattaattaaatttccttTTTTGCCATTAGTTGTTGAcgattgataaatatattcataaaagaCGAAAACAAACAACTTGAAAATTGATCATTTCATGAAAGGACTGTTGCATCccgcaaataaatatatttatttcttgaagattgttaaataatcttcgggtcataaatcatatttatctgTTTGTCTCGCTCGCACTTACAGTCTTATGTAGTGAGTGCGTAAGAATTGTAGATGTGCATATCGATAACGGGAGAGGTACGAtcgatatttgaaaatataagtttttaatttgtaagatTAATGTCACCATTTAATTTCTTCAAAACAacgttagaaaataaattctccATTGTGCGTATTGCGTAACGAAGCGTAACTAATGTAATGAGTGtgatttttctttgttatggaatctcgctgttggccttaaaggcctttacagctcagctcgggctgttttggcgagcgtagctcggcctgaatggcgttttatcccgcggttagcgcaagggcgtctcctgtaaGACGTGTCGGGTTCTCCTACAGGCCTTTTTTGTCGGAAAGGCGTAATAATTGATTACGCACCagcgccaacttcatccagcgggctatggtagggagatcgacgtttctcacgtAGAAGGGGTCaccgattctcatgaatcgcgactgaagcacctgtagcaGGGGAATGGGtgtcataacaaaaaaaaacttatatttatagaaaaaaaacaaccgACCAATCAAGAGTCAGAGTGCGTGCGCAGGTAGCTAAGTATCGATAACGGGTTGCATAGCGTGCACATTCCTACtgtcagtgaaacttttttttttaatattatggcatTAGTATTAACTTTATGCCATTTTCATGTAAAAGCTTGGGAAGCTACACACGAGATAAAATGGACAAAGacatcaaaagaaaacaaagtgataagctagttaaaaacaaaatatgtacataaacatattacatcctaatattattgttgattataaaagaagataatataataaaggatAAAGCAAAACGCAGGAGATTTTAATCGGAAACGGAACATGTAATAATTGTGAGAAATACAGAACGGAGGTGCGGTCACCAATCTTTTCTCCACACTCACAAACTAATAACTCATACTTATTAATACACCAGCACGCAGCCATTTGCATTTTAAGAATGCCCCcgatatacaaacaaaattttgaacgttttcataatttatgcATTATTGTGCTGGTAGTAAAATCCTAATTATGCTCAAatgtatatattctataatttacCTATGTTTACTTCaagaataatatatgtttttatttttcatttgctgctttaaaatgtttttgatttCAAACGAAAGTACAAgaataagaatatattatcTTATTGTGGCAACACCGCATTGTTTCCCTTGATGATTTGATAGTTGGCGCtagtatcaataaaataaaactaaatttttgttttattccaaGTTGCCATAGCATGATtcatacgtgggtaacactgaaaatgtttaaaactggcctgttagaaacattgctaatatttttttgaatttcaattttagaactctttggtaaccttatatagtatattgcattcatttgtttttgtgaatcggtgccaaatctaaaacttgttacacgtgaaaatgtgTGTGAAAATTTTccgtcaatgatttattatgactttcgttgtgggcttgcTCAACAACATAGCTATGATAAGCTGCGATTAGTATTTCTTAACCACTCTGACGTACGGGCTGCTCGACTGTTTTCACGTCACCTGTACAACTACTCGCGCGGTCTAGACCCGCGCAGAACGGGCCCGCTACATCGCAACAAAAACCATTATATCtcttgaaatataataaatacaactaTGAAAAATAGGTTGAAGTATATAGATTAAAATCACATTTTAATCTATAtacttcaaaaaaataataaaggttAATAAATTAGTTCTTAAAACGGGATAAAACATTTGAGTCTTAGCAAAAATGcttaaatttttcatagatATAGGCCataagcaataaatataaacgatttcattataagaataattttacaaaaaactaaactaattaTCCTTTCAAACGATgccaacatttttatatttaattaacattgagTGGGCTAATAAATCAATTCAAAACAACCACTTCACGTAATTTTACCATAGCCTCTTGAGTCGCGCGCTATGATTATTTTGTGCATGATGGCCGCCCATCTAAGGTCTGCCAAACACcttgtacttttttaattaactaaaaaaagggTATGTTCGATTTCTTGCAATCTTTTCTTTTGAATGAAAAACAGAATAACATTGTCGTGAATTTTAATGATACAATTTAAAGAATTAGCAAATGAATGAGCAAATAAATGTTCGTatgtcaattaaattaatacaaaatagcaTTATGATGCTATTCACATCaagaatgaaattattttccaatatctTAATCAGCagacataaataaacacaatacaCCAAGCGTAACAAAAATTgctaacatattttttcgtttgCTCAAACCCTTATTTATGACGTTTGTTCTAACGTCCGTGGATACCGCAGTGTCCATAACAATAGACCTGAGGAACACGTCGATAATATTTGGAAATCTTAAATCATCTTaatgtatttctatttaaaaaaggcaTGAATATGCTTAGGAAGGActcaatattcatatttaactattaattcACTAAACAGACGTAAACAATTCATCAAAATCAGCCTACAACTTCAAAGAAGCCATTTTGCCcatgacaattttttaaaaaagtgaaattaaagtcaatttagcacttaaaactatataaccTTATCATAATCGTAAAGTGCAAATattcagtttattttatataatataatataaaactacagTAATTACGACATAATTGCTGAAACTCCGAAACACTTGTTTACAAAATTCACATGAACGAGTCGACTGagtttagaattttttattacaaagatCTAATCATATTTCATTGCCATCTGTAGTTTATTGGATGAACAATTCCTTAAGCTATCGTTCTACGTCGATTAAAACGTTTATTTCTAACCTTAGTTTCAACTAGATGTCATTTTCTTAAACTTGTCGCTTTGGATACTGTAGTATCCATGTACGGATGCCGCCATGATATTTTTGGATACTGTAGTATCCACGTACGTGAGAGTggttaatgaagccccatctcataccactatttacaattggtttaacgagtttaagcaatctcaatgatgatccgcttgagagacgtcctttaacagcgacaaCTGAAGATAACACGTGTGACGCACGATAgcggaagataagagagtgacctatcaacagatacgggcaagcctaggcaatggtatgagtcaagttaaaaaaatgttacatgGACATTTAGACGTCAGGAAGcgttgtaccagatggatttcccatactttaaccgacgacacaaacaccttcgcatggaatggtgtcgccaaatgttagataagttcaatggcggtgactcaaatgctgtatttgacattgtCACAATTGCTGAAATGACGTCACAAttgatgaaagctggatatattgctacgaacccgaaaccaaaagccaatcagctcagtgggtgtttcctt from Pieris brassicae chromosome 2, ilPieBrab1.1, whole genome shotgun sequence includes:
- the LOC123720282 gene encoding kinesin-like protein KIF20B → MSDIFSNSECKRDVPSFIEPRPPLITNPFMRRRPQKGTNLMDLFEEESTYDEPELVQVYLRLKPCTIPSNLYEVRGDRYLITSLDTTTAGHGRKTQHNVSKMYTFSHIFPEDISQKEIFDHVVKDNLKKLPEGRSFTLLTYGASGSGKTYTLMGTVASPGLVPRSLEYLFNNVEVQMHPVYKPAEGGFDPLSCSSQEYELLFVKRLRKLSAPLRDKYRRMSSQLRTDLRGSVLDLSKSKHYIWVSFIEIYNEGIYDLLAGSDRRAAKLVIREDLNGNVYVKGATQAFVRSGEEAYDVMVAGKHNLQVAATGVHAQSSRSHCIFTITMLTENDGGIVTSCVRLCDLAGSERARRTRNTGARMQESRAINTSLHVLERCLHSLRRKQAVANRAVVPYRESKLTRLLGAGLSGTRGESVTMVVTLNPSPEYAHETRHVLQLAAVAKDLQINNTVSDYPSSLESSTHDLNNSVCAELMKLRSCNERLNFELLQCQNYNKELTALIDEKQATNAVTMQEIVNLAKEGSRQFYEPQIEALKREIEELKEEYEELISDLKEQMVGPKGIKIDELMTEVATLKEKITAEELARARAEEEIQHLRACIEERDGNDEVSNEHISITESDSEEEQDELCNESLEPTFKKEDINRTRLLRQSLVMDDDNGTDNVSDLDDTLKDDSVESNENVMTTCKKKISHDLDNEECNLDLVSFKMGNKGSFFFNDDNVIPEKTDVRGTYCVTSNDQSNKAIESSIDEGFQCDDEVDDVPEILVKKSSSLPKKVTGIKYKTRNDSLAQFEQFELESNNCNPAESLSPNEFGNNLPCNTKGFFYDSETHSELVKINIDDERSPSIVQDDVNDNYEPSMIKKILKKKFVALHEKPGNFNANQDTIKGNEETEFKESFDCEIPEHAFEASHESVDLFESPRPGNTEIVLSDKHNEPKDNINSLEIPKNLRAKSQESSINKTIPSFPPLGKDNINESETDNIRKLSTVVSHVGEVTANDSEKENIIETTDEKELKDRKSLSMLIERSELSTVDVSHVGEVLANDSEKENIIETTDEKELKDRKSLSMLIETSELSTVDVSHVGEVSANDSEKENIVIETKDEKELKDRKSLSMLIERSELSTVDVSHVGEVLANDSEKENIIETTDEKELKDRKSLSMLIETSREIETTTKPNILEDEIKTESPSSINDASLNVNSLPKPSDLFKVPLPLNDNTKLEKVTEKNKEGSKYDNDCNEKISNDISITNVTINNTLDAFEDIYKNITLPRVTEFDLLVSTAEEKAAPPETETKYNLRQKSKKTRTQHIKEEKLQLENNKNDQEEIKKLKVNDEMVFESQVKCESKPKRNLRLRRRNEESELKFKNIANLQAEFSDVTMNLPAPTKLVEDIPSPIKDDEENISPVLGMQSCPSKSVTRSRRKLFTPRAEALEETCPQTIDIGEQIRVPRPSYHRPRARRKL